A region of Cheilinus undulatus linkage group 10, ASM1832078v1, whole genome shotgun sequence DNA encodes the following proteins:
- the LOC121516347 gene encoding ubiquitin-conjugating enzyme E2 D3-like isoform X2: MALKRISKELTDLSRDPPAQCSAGPVGEDMFHWQATIMGPPDSPYQGGVFFLTIHFPTDYPFKPPKVAFTTRIYHPNINSNGSICLDILRSQWSPALTISKVLLSICSLLCDPNPDDPLVPEIARIYKTDPSKYNRTAQEWTHKYAM, encoded by the exons gAACTAACCGATCTGTCCAGAGATCCTCCGGCTCAGTGCTCCGCCGGGCCTGTCGGTGAAGACA TGTTTCATTGGCAAGCTACTATTATGGGACCT CCTGACAGTCCCTATCAGGGCGGAGTTTTTTTCCTGACTATTCATTTCCCTACAGATTATCCCTTCAAACCACCCAAG GTCGCCTTCACAACAAGAATTTATCACCCAAATATTAACAGTAATGGCAGCATCTGCTTGGATATATTGAGATCCCAGTGGTCTCCAGCATTAACTATCTCTAAAG TCCTTTTGTCCATTTGTTCTCTGTTATGTGACCCGAACCCTGACGACCCGCTAGTGCCAGAGATCGCCCGCATCTACAAAACAGACCCCTCCAA gtACAACAGGACAGCTCAGGAATGGACTCATAAATACGCCATGTGA
- the LOC121516347 gene encoding ubiquitin-conjugating enzyme E2 D3-like isoform X1 encodes MALKRISKELTDLSRDPPAQCSAGPVGEDMFHWQATIMGPPDSPYQGGVFFLTIHFPTDYPFKPPKVAFTTRIYHPNINSNGSICLDILRSQWSPALTISKVLLSICSLLCDPNPDDPLVPEIARIYKTDPSKYNRLAREWTEKYAML; translated from the exons gAACTAACCGATCTGTCCAGAGATCCTCCGGCTCAGTGCTCCGCCGGGCCTGTCGGTGAAGACA TGTTTCATTGGCAAGCTACTATTATGGGACCT CCTGACAGTCCCTATCAGGGCGGAGTTTTTTTCCTGACTATTCATTTCCCTACAGATTATCCCTTCAAACCACCCAAG GTCGCCTTCACAACAAGAATTTATCACCCAAATATTAACAGTAATGGCAGCATCTGCTTGGATATATTGAGATCCCAGTGGTCTCCAGCATTAACTATCTCTAAAG TCCTTTTGTCCATTTGTTCTCTGTTATGTGACCCGAACCCTGACGACCCGCTAGTGCCAGAGATCGCCCGCATCTACAAAACAGACCCCTCCAA GTATAACAGACTAGCCAGAGAGTGGACAGAGAAGTATGCCATGCTGTGA